From a region of the Lactuca sativa cultivar Salinas chromosome 4, Lsat_Salinas_v11, whole genome shotgun sequence genome:
- the LOC128133563 gene encoding uncharacterized protein LOC128133563, whose amino-acid sequence MSLANYSNMNSVSIANSLRSGSRAPILIPEEYNLWVGRMNLHLNAINEDIWKCVEGTYVTPENMATLATNQATQTDIIRKLELQAKKELVSGIPHNILSQMDDIMMLTASQIWENLKNRFCGNKRIIENKRTSVLNEFDNFKMLSSETIHDAHDRFNLIMGNPAIHTESLYNLYGELQSYESSIYPPTVAAFGGPLALVSTTSQNQTPYNDQNFNHFNQTTSFQNQSVQSDSNDEEDYQQQCALVANTNLQRFIPNHAPERLPIKSQKDDSDEDVIICHNCKGTNRYARECRAKNKTKIKDSAYYAQRADELKKLENQEKQKALMEIHEPSVEYWPTSDDEADNEQAQSNFCSVAGVEIPSRAPNVIEQVWSMISKLGFSKTIFESHITKIETSLETDLKTYHDTMVNYDICKSELQTLQLKFGESTRTKSKLERDVERKSEDYNHVLEQLNQSLI is encoded by the exons atgTCTTTGGCAAATTACTCCAACATGAACTCTGTCTCCATTGCAAATAGCTTAAGATCTGGTTCACGGGCACCCATACTTATTCCTGAAGAGTATAATTTGTGGGTTGGCCGTATGAATCTTCATCTTAACGCTATAAATGAAGATATCTGGAAGTGTGTAGAAGGAACATATGTTACTCCAGAAAATATGGCTACTCTTGCTACGAATCAAGCCACTCAAACCGATATCATAAGAAAGTTGGAGCTCCAAGCCAAAAAGGAACTTGTGTCTGGAATACCTCACAATATTCTAAGTCAAATGGATGACATTATGATGTTAACCGCAAGTCAAATTTGGGAAAATTTGAAAAATCGTTTTTGTGGAAATAAAAGAATTATCGAAAACAAAAGAACATCTGTTTTGAATGAATTCGATAATTTCAAAATGCTTTCATCAGAAACTATCCATGATGCTCATGATAGGttcaatttgattatg GGAAATCCAGCTATTCATACCGAATCTTTGTACAATTTGTATGGAGAActtcaatcgtatgaatcctcgATTTACCCACCAACCGTTGCAGCttttggaggaccacttgctcttgtgTCCACAACTTCTCAAAACCAAACACCTTACAATGATCAAAACTTTAATCATTTTAATCAGACTACATCTTTTCAAAACCAATCCGTCCAGTCTGATTCAAATGATGAAGAAGATTATCAACAACAGTGTGCTTTGGTTGCAAACACAAATCTCCAGAGATTTATCCCAAATCATG CACCTGAAAGACTTCCGATTAAGAGTCaaaaggatgacagtgatgaagaCGTCATCATTTGTCACAACTGCAAAGGAACAAATCGCTATGCCAGAGAATGTCGagccaaaaacaaaaccaaaatcaaagactCAGCATACTATGCTCAAAGAGCCGATGAATTGAAGAAACTGGAAAACCAAGAAAAGCAAAAAGCATTGATGGAAATCCATGAACCAAGCGTAGAATACTGGCCAACATCTGATGACGAAGCTGATAATGAACAAGCACAATCAAACTTTTGCTCCGTAGCTGGTGTTGAAATACCTTCAAGAGCTCCAAACGTCATAGAACAGGTATGGTCTATGATCTCTAAACttggtttttccaaaacaatttttgagtCCCACATAACCAAAATTGAGACTAGTCTGGAAACTGATCTCAAAACATATCATGACACAATggtcaattatgatatttgcaaatCTGAGTTACAAACCTTGCAACTCAAATTTGGAGAATCAACAAGAACTAAAAGCAAATTGGAAAGAGACGTTGAAAGAAAATCAGAAGATTATAATCACGTCTTGGAACAATTGAATCAGTCCCTAATTTAG